GCCCGGGAACGTTACAACCAGGGGCATCACCTGCGCTACGAGCATATCACCACCTTCATGCTTTCGGAATGCCTGGACCTGCCAACCGGGATCATCGACGAACTCATCCGGGAGCTCATCGACCGGCCCCATGAACTGGCTATTGCGCCCTTCCCCCAAGCCGTGCCGGTCTTGACCCGCCTGGCCCAGGAAACACCGCTCTTATTTGTGACGGCCCGGGACCGGGCCTGGCCCATCGAACGCTGGCTGCAGCGCAACCTGGCTGCGGTATCGCCTGCGGCCATCCGGGTCCTGGCCACCGGCGACCCCGATACCAAGATTCACTACCTCAAGGACCACGGCATTCAGTATTTCGTGGAAGACCGGTTGGAAACTTGCCTGCAACTAGCCGACCACGGCATTACCCCCATCGTCTTTGCCCAACCCTGGAACCGCCGTTCCCACCCCTTTCCGGAAGTGGCCGATTGGCCTGCGCTGGAGGGCCTGATCTTCGAGGAGAGATAGATCCATGGGAGAGGGGGCCAGGGGCTTTTTTGTAAGTGGCCCCTATCCCCTCTTTAACAACCTCCCCCCAAACCTTCCATTTTCACAAACGTTAAGATAAAATACCCTTATGACGCAGAGGGAAGCAGCATTAGCAGGCAAGATTACGCTGGCCATGGAACAGGCCGCGGCCGCCGAGGGCGTGGACCCCGAGATCATTCGCCAGGGTTTGGCTCTGGGCACTGTCGCGGTCCCGGCCAACCGGGAGCACCGGGGGCTTAAACCCGCGGCTATCGGAGCCGGCGTCCGGGTCAAGATCAACGCCAATATCGGCACCTCGCCCCACGACGTGAGTCTGGAAAAAGAACAGGCCAAATTAGCCGCAGCCCTCACGTACGGGGCGGATGCGGTCATGGACCTGTCCACCGGCGGCAACCTGGATGAAATTCGCACCGCGCTCCTGGCCAACTGTCCGGCGCCCTTCGGCACCGTGCCCATCTACCAGGTGATGACCGAAGCCAAAAGCCTGGATGACGTCAAGGCCGACGACCTTCTGGGCATGGTGCACCACCACGCCAAACAAGGCGTGGACTTCGTCACGGTACACTGCGGGGTCACGCGAGCCGCTCTACCCTTGCTCAAAAAGCGAGTCACCGGCGTGGTCTCCCGGGGGGGCGCCTTCCTCTCAGCCTGGATGCGCCGGTATAAGCGGGAAAATCCCCTGTACGAGCACTATGACAAGCTGCTGGCCATTGCCAAAGAGTACGACGTCACCCTTTCCCTGGGGGATGGCCTGCGCCCCGGCTGTCTCGCCGACGCCACCGACAAGGCCCAGCTCCACGAACTGAAAGTTTTGGGCGAACTCACCAAACGCGCCTGGGCCGCGGGCGTCCAGGTCATAGTGGAAGGGCCGGGCCACTTGCCACTTAACGCCATCCAAAAAAACGTCCGCCTTCAGCAGAAATATTGCGCCAACGCCCCGTTTTATGTTCTCGGGCCCCTGGTCACCGACGTGGCCTCAGGCTACGATCATATCGCCGGGGCCATCGGGGGGGCCTTGGCCGCCACCCTGGGCGCGGCCTTTTTGTGTTACGTCACCCCTGCCGAACATCTGAAACTCCCGGAAGTGGAGGATGTCATCGACGGCGTGGTGGCCTCCCGCATCGCGGCCCACGCCGCGGACATCGCCCGGGGCCTGCCCGGCGCCGCGGACTGGGACCTGAAAATGTCTCAGGCCCGCCGGGCCTTAGACTGGGATACCCAGATCAAGCTTTCCATCAACCCCACCAAAGCCCGGCGCTACCGGGACCTCTCCCAGGCCAAAGACGACCAGTGCACCATGTGCGGCAAGTTCTGCGCCATGAAGGTGTTTGACGATAAATTCGAGGAATAAGTTCTTGGGGAGGGGCCAGGGACGGAAGCCCAACCCCACCCCCAACCCCGTAAGCAAAAATCGTAGGGGCGGGTTTGAAACCCGCCCCTACACGGGTATTTTCATATTTTAAGGTGACATAGATTAATAAGGAAATGCGTTCAAATAGGTAATTTAGTAACCACAGGTTTTACCGTGAAAATCCAAATCCCCCTAAATCCCCCTTTTTCAAAGGGGGACTTCCTCTCCCTGCCTTTAGGCTAGCGCTTTCAGAAACGAGGGTTCAGTCGGCGCCTAACTTCATTGAAATTACCTTTATGAGCGCAAGTATTAACACCTGCTAATTAACAAACCTTAACACCATTCCGCAAATTTCCATCAAACCCGCATTCCTGCTGGTTTCTTGATTCTGGCATGTTCCTTGCTTTTGATTTAGTAACCTAAGCTGCTGGTCTGCGCGCTGAAATTTCCGGCAGACATCAACCTCCCGCGGAAAGGAGCAGGTATGGCATACAGAGGATATCGTTTCTGGGGGTTACTGGCTGTGGTTCTGGGGGCTCTCATGGTACTGACGCCTTCGCTGGCCAGCGCCAAGACCCGCACCTGCCCCCCCTTCTTTTTGAAGACCGACGACGGCAAGATCATCAATCCCCTTACCGGCGAAAATGCCGACCAGCCCTACAGCACGCGACAGACCTGCGGCTCCTGCCATAACTACGACCAGATCACCAAGGGCTATCACTTCCAGCAGGGTTGGAACAAGATCAAGGACGATTTCTCCAAAAAGAAACCCTGGGTCTTGTCCGACGGCATGATGGGGAAGTTCTGACCGCCCTCTTTTCGCCAGTTGGCGAAAAAGCACAACCAAAATCCCGATGAAATCGACCTGACCCCCTTCGCCTTTGCCGCGGCGGGCGACCCCAAGATGCCGGGAGTGCCCGGCTGCGGCGGCTGCCATCCCGGCGGCGGCGGTATGGAGTTTGACCGCGACGGCAAACGGTTCGACAAGCGCCTGGCGGCTGAACCTCAACTGGCCCAAACTCTGGACGGCGATTACTACCAGAGCAAGTGGGACAAAACCGGCGTTATCGAGGCCGACTGCTTCATCTGCCACCTGCCAGGCTACAATTTCAAGGAACGCAATAACCAACTGCAGTCCCTGAACTTCAAGTGGGCCACGGTGGCGGCTTCGGGCGTCGGACTGGTGAGCGGCACCGTCAAAGAAGGTGTGCCGCCCAAAGTAGCGTACAACAAGCGCCTGTTCAATGAAGACGGCAAGATCGTTGTGGACCTCTCCTATCCTCCGCCGGCTGAAAATTGCGTTTTCTGTCACGGCCTCGCGGACGTGAAGAAGCGGGGCTTCTCCTGGAACGACCGGATCAACCCTGACGTCCATAACTTGCAGGGCATGAATTGCGCCCACTGCCACCCGTCCGTTGAAGACAAAAAACTGAAGGTCACCAAGATTGAGCACAACTTTGCCAAGGGCCATGAGTTTGTCTCCACGGTGGCGGACAACCTGGACAACACCATCAAGACCTGCAAGGAATGTCATGAATCGGGCTATATGGGCGCCACCCGGCCCCAGCACCTGTCCATCCGGCCCAACCACCTGGACAAGCTGTCCTGCGAGGTCTGCCACATTCCGGCCTTGCACCGGGCGGGCTTCGAAGGCTTTGATGTCACCACCGGCCAGATGGTAAACTACCCGAAGCTCGGGGCCAAAAAGATCGGGGAGGAGTTCACCTGGCAGCCGGCCTTCCAGCGGGACGAACACGGCAAGCTTTGGCCGGTGAATCGGTTCAACTCGGTTTTCTTTACTAATCAGGACAAGGACGGCATCAATTATCCCCTGTTTGCCCGGGAACTGAAAAAAGGCTACGAAAAGGCTAAACCTCAACTCAACCCCAAAAATCCCATGAAACCGGAAGTGCACACGCCGGAGCAGATCAAGATCGTCCTGACGGCGTTTTCGGAGACGCTGAAGGGGGACAAGCGGTTCCAGCAGGTCAAGCCGTACTACCACAAGGGCGGCATGATGCACTTCTTAAACGACAAGGGCGAGGTGGTGAGCGGCAAGGACACCACCTGGGCCGGCCAGCTTGAGGGCTTCAATATCAACCACAACGTAGCCCCGGTGAGCCAGGCCTTAGGAGCCAACGGCTGCGGCGACTGCCACTCGGATACGGCCCACATGTTTAAAGGCCAGATCGTCACCGACATGTTCGGACCTGACGGCAAACCGGTGACCATCAGTTCCGGCCGGCTCTTCGGTTGCCAGCCCTGGGCCTTCACCTTTAATCAGATTCACCAGATCTATCTGACGCCTTATGTGAGCTGGGTCATCTTGCTCCTGGTCTTTGTCCTGGTGCTGCATTACACCGGGCAAGGCCCCAAGGTGGCGGATTTCTACGCCGCGCCCGGCGAAATCCAGCGGTTCAGCCTGGCGGAGCGCTGGACCCACCTGGTTCGCATGGTC
Above is a genomic segment from Desulfobaccales bacterium containing:
- the thiC gene encoding phosphomethylpyrimidine synthase ThiC — protein: MTQREAALAGKITLAMEQAAAAEGVDPEIIRQGLALGTVAVPANREHRGLKPAAIGAGVRVKINANIGTSPHDVSLEKEQAKLAAALTYGADAVMDLSTGGNLDEIRTALLANCPAPFGTVPIYQVMTEAKSLDDVKADDLLGMVHHHAKQGVDFVTVHCGVTRAALPLLKKRVTGVVSRGGAFLSAWMRRYKRENPLYEHYDKLLAIAKEYDVTLSLGDGLRPGCLADATDKAQLHELKVLGELTKRAWAAGVQVIVEGPGHLPLNAIQKNVRLQQKYCANAPFYVLGPLVTDVASGYDHIAGAIGGALAATLGAAFLCYVTPAEHLKLPEVEDVIDGVVASRIAAHAADIARGLPGAADWDLKMSQARRALDWDTQIKLSINPTKARRYRDLSQAKDDQCTMCGKFCAMKVFDDKFEE
- a CDS encoding formate dehydrogenase subunit gamma, producing the protein MAKKHNQNPDEIDLTPFAFAAAGDPKMPGVPGCGGCHPGGGGMEFDRDGKRFDKRLAAEPQLAQTLDGDYYQSKWDKTGVIEADCFICHLPGYNFKERNNQLQSLNFKWATVAASGVGLVSGTVKEGVPPKVAYNKRLFNEDGKIVVDLSYPPPAENCVFCHGLADVKKRGFSWNDRINPDVHNLQGMNCAHCHPSVEDKKLKVTKIEHNFAKGHEFVSTVADNLDNTIKTCKECHESGYMGATRPQHLSIRPNHLDKLSCEVCHIPALHRAGFEGFDVTTGQMVNYPKLGAKKIGEEFTWQPAFQRDEHGKLWPVNRFNSVFFTNQDKDGINYPLFARELKKGYEKAKPQLNPKNPMKPEVHTPEQIKIVLTAFSETLKGDKRFQQVKPYYHKGGMMHFLNDKGEVVSGKDTTWAGQLEGFNINHNVAPVSQALGANGCGDCHSDTAHMFKGQIVTDMFGPDGKPVTISSGRLFGCQPWAFTFNQIHQIYLTPYVSWVILLLVFVLVLHYTGQGPKVADFYAAPGEIQRFSLAERWTHLVRMVTFLILFFTGYIFFYNNVTMLRMFFGSQGSAVIIHWVAGLIFVAASIVSLVLWYKDAGFVSYDKEWLKKRGGYIGGKEVEVPAGRLNAGQKIFFWLSVVLSLIMGITGILLIFKASLPLTLNCFLSTVHGFFAIIFVATIIAHAYLGTIANPGTWSAMVDGKVSRLWAKKHHSEWYKEMSAGEKPAAKQDKPPES